The proteins below come from a single uncultured Dethiosulfovibrio sp. genomic window:
- a CDS encoding ATP-binding cassette domain-containing protein, whose translation MVEMKGIGKSFGSVEALKQVDFRLNPGEVVALLGDNGAGKSTLIKILSGFHSADCGSMEIKDREIDFKTYDVTVARALGVETVYQERSLGERQPLWRNVFIGRHRLNRWGLIDVKREKMETMELLSSVLGLRGAGLSPDASVETLSGGERQGLAIGRAMHFGADIIVLDEPTTALALSEVEKVLSFIGSIREDGRSCIVISHDLGHVYKVADRFVLMDRGSTVGDYRKGDITPEELMAKMIGLNGEAKL comes from the coding sequence ATGGTGGAGATGAAGGGCATCGGCAAGTCCTTTGGTTCGGTGGAGGCCCTTAAACAGGTGGACTTTCGGCTCAACCCAGGGGAGGTCGTCGCCCTTTTAGGTGACAACGGGGCGGGAAAATCCACGCTCATAAAGATACTCTCGGGGTTTCACAGCGCAGACTGTGGATCTATGGAGATAAAGGACAGGGAGATAGACTTTAAGACCTACGACGTGACCGTCGCCAGAGCCCTAGGGGTCGAGACTGTCTATCAGGAGAGGTCTCTAGGGGAGAGACAGCCCCTTTGGAGAAACGTCTTCATAGGCAGACACAGGCTAAACCGCTGGGGGCTCATAGACGTGAAGAGGGAGAAGATGGAGACCATGGAGCTCCTCTCGTCGGTGCTGGGACTCAGAGGGGCCGGGCTCAGCCCTGACGCCAGCGTCGAGACCCTCTCGGGAGGCGAGAGACAGGGCCTGGCCATAGGCAGGGCAATGCACTTCGGAGCGGACATAATAGTTTTGGACGAGCCCACCACAGCCCTGGCTCTGAGCGAGGTGGAGAAGGTCCTGTCGTTTATAGGGTCCATCAGGGAGGACGGGCGATCCTGCATCGTAATCAGCCACGATCTTGGACACGTCTACAAGGTAGCCGACAGGTTCGTCCTCATGGACAGGGGATCGACGGTAGGGGACTACAGAAAAGGGGACATAACCCCGGAGGAGCTGAT